The following are from one region of the Paenalkalicoccus suaedae genome:
- the xseA gene encoding exodeoxyribonuclease VII large subunit, which produces MSTAHLTVSGLTANIKRLIDSSGPLQNVWVRAEISNFKRHSRGHMYFSLKDDKSRIQSVMFAGSNKSLSFIPSDGMNVLVRGDVSVYEPYGNYQFYVKEMQPDGVGNLYLAFEQLKKKLHMAGYFDEAHKKKPPRIPERIAVITSPTGAAVRDILTTLERRYPIAKATLLPVLVQGPSAPESIAKAIKQADLANFDVIICGRGGGSIEELWAFNEEIVAKAIYQCETPLISAVGHETDVTISDYVSDLRAPTPTAAAELSVPNLTEMLAFISDRKARLIRSMNGQIEAQSERHKRLVESYAFRFPKQLIEQKEQDLDRLNEALMRAKERFVEGRTHTWSSLTQRLAALHPQDRILRESEKLTQLQVRLKKGMIDAKKEKEHQLSLQLSKLDLLSPLKLMDRGYSLVYKGNDLVKQVATVKSGDEIDVRVTDGTITGVVTHTSKLMAKEE; this is translated from the coding sequence ATGAGTACGGCTCACTTAACTGTTAGCGGACTCACTGCCAATATTAAGCGACTAATTGATTCGTCAGGTCCACTTCAAAACGTTTGGGTGCGGGCGGAGATTTCGAATTTTAAGCGTCATAGTAGAGGACATATGTACTTTTCTCTAAAGGATGACAAATCTCGCATTCAATCGGTCATGTTTGCTGGTAGCAATAAATCACTATCATTTATTCCAAGCGATGGGATGAACGTACTTGTTCGAGGAGATGTCTCTGTTTATGAACCATACGGAAACTACCAGTTTTACGTAAAAGAGATGCAGCCTGATGGTGTGGGGAATCTTTATTTAGCATTTGAGCAATTAAAGAAAAAATTACATATGGCAGGCTATTTTGATGAGGCTCATAAAAAAAAGCCGCCTAGAATTCCAGAACGCATTGCTGTTATTACCTCACCAACCGGGGCTGCTGTTAGAGACATCTTGACGACGTTAGAGAGGCGATACCCAATTGCAAAAGCGACACTTTTACCTGTTTTGGTCCAAGGACCCTCTGCACCTGAGTCGATTGCCAAAGCGATTAAGCAAGCTGATTTAGCTAACTTTGATGTGATTATTTGCGGTCGAGGCGGTGGATCGATTGAAGAGCTATGGGCGTTCAATGAAGAGATTGTAGCCAAAGCTATTTATCAATGTGAGACACCGTTAATATCTGCTGTAGGGCACGAAACGGATGTCACCATTAGCGACTATGTGTCAGATTTACGTGCTCCAACTCCCACTGCGGCAGCAGAGTTATCTGTACCTAATTTAACAGAGATGCTTGCTTTTATTTCTGACCGAAAAGCAAGACTAATTCGTTCTATGAATGGGCAGATTGAAGCCCAGTCAGAGAGGCATAAGCGTTTAGTCGAATCGTATGCGTTTAGATTCCCTAAACAGCTCATAGAGCAAAAGGAACAGGATTTAGATCGTTTAAACGAGGCGTTAATGCGTGCAAAGGAACGTTTTGTAGAAGGGCGCACCCATACATGGAGCTCTTTAACACAACGCTTAGCAGCTCTTCATCCTCAGGATCGAATCCTGCGTGAAAGTGAAAAACTGACACAGCTTCAAGTTAGATTGAAAAAGGGTATGATTGATGCGAAAAAAGAGAAAGAACATCAGTTATCCCTTCAACTCTCCAAACTAGATTTACTAAGTCCCTTAAAATTAATGGATCGCGGCTATAGCCTTGTTTACAAAGGGAATGACCTCGTTAAACAAGTTGCTACAGTGAAATCTGGTGATGAGATAGATGTACGTGTGACCGATGGTACGATAACAGGTGTTGTGACACATACTAGTAAGCTAATGGCGAAGGAGGAATAA
- the xseB gene encoding exodeoxyribonuclease VII small subunit, protein MAEKDTLSFEDQMRKLEEVVNKLEQGDVPLEQAIDMFQQGMALSKQCHDKLQKVEKQMTEVLHEDGEITTFQVEE, encoded by the coding sequence ATGGCTGAGAAAGATACGCTCTCATTCGAAGATCAAATGCGTAAGCTTGAGGAAGTAGTAAATAAACTTGAGCAAGGGGATGTTCCTCTTGAACAGGCGATTGATATGTTCCAGCAAGGAATGGCTCTTTCTAAGCAATGTCATGATAAGCTTCAAAAAGTAGAGAAGCAGATGACGGAAGTCCTTCATGAGGATGGAGAGATTACGACATTTCAGGTAGAGGAGTAG
- a CDS encoding polyprenyl synthetase family protein: protein MTAYSQLLLFIDEYKERLESQFEGVVAQLNCPSALKESMLYSLQAGGKRIRPMLVYAVLSSYKKEMELGDDAALAIEMIHTYSLVHDDLPAMDDDDMRRGKPTNHKVFGEATAILAGDALLTYSIQLIRESSRIPDSLKLDIIGAIVHAAGPNGMVGGQMADMEAEKQQVSVEELEKVHEHKTGDLLAVALESGAILAEASNQERLTLAEFGHHIGLAFQIKDDILDVEGDEEEIGKPVGSDQGNDKSTYVSILGLDGAKEKLAYHTKAALHELSKLSADTSILEELALYIENRSS, encoded by the coding sequence GTGACTGCTTATTCACAATTACTGCTTTTTATTGACGAGTATAAAGAACGACTTGAATCACAGTTTGAAGGGGTAGTTGCACAACTAAATTGCCCAAGTGCGTTAAAAGAATCGATGCTTTATTCGCTTCAGGCTGGCGGGAAACGAATCCGACCAATGTTAGTCTATGCGGTGCTTAGTAGTTACAAAAAAGAGATGGAGCTTGGTGATGATGCAGCGCTTGCTATTGAAATGATCCACACGTATTCGCTCGTTCACGACGATTTACCTGCTATGGACGATGATGATATGCGTCGTGGCAAGCCAACTAACCATAAAGTGTTCGGAGAGGCGACGGCAATCCTTGCGGGGGACGCATTACTAACGTATAGTATCCAGTTAATTCGAGAGTCTAGCCGAATTCCTGACTCGCTTAAGCTTGATATTATCGGTGCGATCGTCCATGCTGCTGGACCAAATGGGATGGTAGGCGGTCAAATGGCCGATATGGAAGCAGAGAAGCAACAAGTTTCTGTCGAAGAGCTTGAAAAGGTGCATGAGCACAAGACTGGAGATCTTTTGGCGGTTGCTCTCGAAAGTGGAGCTATCTTAGCAGAGGCTTCGAATCAAGAGAGACTTACGCTTGCCGAATTTGGTCATCACATTGGACTTGCATTCCAAATCAAAGATGATATCTTGGACGTAGAAGGCGATGAAGAGGAAATAGGAAAGCCAGTAGGCAGTGACCAAGGAAATGATAAGAGTACGTATGTATCGATTCTTGGATTAGATGGAGCAAAAGAGAAATTAGCATATCACACGAAGGCTGCTCTTCATGAATTATCTAAGCTGT